The following proteins come from a genomic window of Salvia hispanica cultivar TCC Black 2014 chromosome 4, UniMelb_Shisp_WGS_1.0, whole genome shotgun sequence:
- the LOC125223025 gene encoding transcription factor PCL1-like, with protein sequence MGEEVKLDESTVSDWEAGLPSAADLTPLSQSLIPLELASAFRISLDPPRTAVDVARASRTTLSSLRSSNFNPPADDGSDLKKPRPDEDAAAKTLKRPRLVWTPQLHKRFVDVVAHLGLKNAVPKTIMQLMNVEGLTRENVASHLQKYRLYVKRMQGLSNEGPSPSDHLFASTPLPPQSLNESSSHGPNGSHSSVGNGSSVGMPIPMPPPQMMGMLHGYHGHYQQYGGGNGMNMMQQQQRDWSAHKYNGYSQHHMAQNNSNC encoded by the coding sequence ATGGGCGAGGAAGTAAAGCTTGACGAATCCACCGTCTCCGACTGGGAGGCCGGCCTCCCCTCCGCCGCCGATCTCACCCCCTTATCTCAGTCCTTGATCCCACTCGAATTAGCCTCCGCCTTCCGAATCTCCCTCGACCCTCCCCGCACCGCCGTCGACGTCGCCCGCGCCTCCCGCACCACGCTCTCCTCCCTCCGCTCCTCCAATTTCAACCCGCCCGCCGACGACGGATCCGACCTGAAGAAGCCCCGCCCCGACGAAGACGCCGCCGCCAAGACGCTGAAGCGCCCGCGCCTCGTGTGGACCCCGCAGCTGCACAAGCGGTTCGTGGACGTGGTGGCGCACCTAGGGCTGAAGAACGCCGTGCCGAAGACGATTATGCAGCTGATGAACGTCGAGGGTTTGACTCGCGAGAATGTCGCCAGCCATCTGCAGAAATATAGGCTGTATGTGAAGAGGATGCAGGGGCTTTCCAACGAGGGGCCTTCCCCTTCCGATCATCTCTTCGCTTCCACGCCGCTTCCCCCGCAGAGCCTCAATGAGTCCTCCAGCCATGGTCCGAACGGAAGTCATAGCAGTGTTGGTAACGGAAGCAGTGTGGGGATGCCAATTCCCATGCCGCCGCCGCAGATGATGGGAATGCTACACGGCTACCATGGACACTATCAGCAGTATGGTGGTGGTAATGGTATGAATAtgatgcagcagcagcagagGGACTGGTCTGCCCATAAGTATAATGGTTATTCACAGCATCACATGGCtcaaaataatagcaattgTTAG